A portion of the Natronococcus sp. AD-5 genome contains these proteins:
- a CDS encoding alpha/beta fold hydrolase family protein, translated as MTVGAVGVTAVSGAASAGEAKDCGNWPDSPREYPTVDLTQERPDPLGLEAGEICVYAHGWNGMESSHDQTYALDLALREEDYDETTVTARWDSDTANFWAAESNADEAGVRLGRWLRAEYEDDSSTTIRLVGHSLGGRLLLNTLDELAGDVVVDTASLLGAAVEDGSVCEGGRFADGIRESAADVYNYHSRDDDTVCVIYEFSTVESGLGCAGADCDGWFSDGSTPDAYADVDVTESVPGHCEYFRHDRSAGCADRIVDDFES; from the coding sequence GTGACGGTCGGTGCGGTCGGTGTAACCGCCGTCAGCGGTGCCGCGTCCGCAGGGGAGGCCAAAGATTGCGGTAACTGGCCCGACTCACCGCGCGAGTACCCGACGGTCGACCTGACACAGGAGCGTCCCGACCCCCTGGGACTCGAGGCCGGCGAAATCTGCGTCTACGCCCACGGCTGGAACGGGATGGAGTCGAGCCACGATCAGACGTACGCGCTCGACCTTGCGCTCCGGGAGGAGGACTACGACGAGACGACGGTGACTGCGCGGTGGGACTCCGATACGGCGAACTTCTGGGCCGCCGAGAGCAACGCCGACGAGGCCGGCGTTCGCCTGGGTCGCTGGCTCCGCGCGGAGTACGAAGACGACTCGAGCACCACGATTCGCCTCGTCGGGCACTCGCTCGGCGGCCGGCTGCTCCTGAACACGCTCGACGAACTCGCGGGCGACGTCGTGGTCGACACCGCGTCGCTGCTCGGCGCCGCCGTCGAGGACGGCTCGGTCTGCGAGGGCGGTCGCTTCGCGGACGGGATCCGCGAGTCGGCCGCGGACGTCTACAACTACCACTCCCGCGACGACGACACGGTCTGCGTCATCTACGAGTTCAGCACGGTCGAGAGCGGGCTGGGCTGTGCGGGCGCCGACTGCGACGGCTGGTTTTCGGACGGCTCGACGCCGGACGCCTACGCGGACGTCGACGTCACCGAATCGGTCCCGGGCCACTGCGAGTACTTCCGCCACGACCGGTCGGCCGGCTGTGCGGATCGAATCGTCGACGATTTCGAGTCCTAA
- the cca gene encoding CCA tRNA nucleotidyltransferase — protein sequence MSEDEADRDESGPGGPSADDDFETVVSRVRDRVDPDEDERARLREVAATLAERAETAATELCADADVIQVGSTARNTWISGDRDIDVFVRFPPELDRETLEEYGLEVGHATLPDGHEEYAEHPYVKGEVEGFAVDVVPCFRLESATEIRSAVDRTPFHTRYLAERLDGDLADDVRLTKQFLKGIGVYGSDLRTRGFSGYLTELLVLEYGGFRPLLEAAADWQPPVELDPENHGRATFGDPLVVIDPTDPERNVAAVCSAANVARFQHYAREFLEGPSVDYFEPVDPDVLTATQLRDHFERRATTPVAVRFDSPDLVDDQLYPQLQKSLEGIANGLDDRGFDVFRATTFADDVAVVFVELAVGERPAVERHAGPPVHVRSHAEGFYEAYADDPDAYGPFIEDDRYVTEREREFTTARAFLESDRLFDVGLGAHVETALEDGYEVLVGTETTGLLPEFGEPLAEYFDPRP from the coding sequence ATGAGCGAGGACGAGGCCGACCGCGACGAGAGCGGGCCGGGCGGACCGAGCGCCGACGACGATTTCGAGACCGTCGTGAGCCGGGTTCGCGACCGAGTCGATCCCGACGAAGACGAACGCGCCCGGTTGCGCGAGGTCGCGGCGACGCTCGCCGAACGAGCCGAAACCGCGGCGACCGAGCTGTGCGCCGACGCCGACGTGATACAGGTCGGCTCGACCGCGCGAAACACCTGGATCAGCGGCGACCGCGACATCGACGTCTTCGTCCGCTTCCCTCCCGAACTCGACCGGGAAACGCTCGAGGAGTACGGCCTCGAGGTCGGCCACGCGACGCTGCCCGACGGCCACGAGGAGTACGCCGAACACCCCTACGTCAAGGGCGAGGTCGAGGGGTTCGCCGTCGACGTCGTCCCCTGTTTCCGACTCGAGTCGGCCACCGAGATCCGCTCGGCCGTCGATCGTACCCCCTTCCACACGCGGTATCTCGCCGAGCGCCTCGACGGCGATCTCGCGGACGACGTCCGACTCACCAAGCAGTTCCTGAAGGGGATCGGCGTCTACGGCAGCGACCTCCGAACCCGCGGGTTTAGCGGCTACCTCACCGAACTCCTCGTGCTCGAGTACGGCGGCTTTCGGCCGCTGCTCGAGGCCGCGGCCGACTGGCAGCCGCCGGTCGAACTCGATCCCGAGAATCACGGCCGAGCAACGTTCGGGGATCCGCTCGTCGTCATCGACCCGACCGATCCGGAACGCAACGTCGCCGCCGTCTGTTCGGCCGCGAACGTCGCCCGGTTCCAGCACTACGCCCGCGAGTTCCTCGAGGGCCCGTCCGTCGACTACTTCGAACCCGTCGACCCGGACGTCCTGACTGCCACGCAGCTTCGCGACCACTTCGAGCGTCGCGCCACCACGCCAGTCGCCGTCCGCTTCGACAGCCCCGACCTCGTCGACGACCAGCTCTATCCCCAGCTGCAGAAGTCCCTCGAGGGAATCGCGAACGGGCTCGACGACCGCGGCTTCGACGTCTTCCGGGCGACGACGTTCGCCGACGATGTCGCCGTCGTCTTCGTCGAACTCGCCGTCGGCGAGCGACCGGCGGTCGAACGACACGCCGGCCCGCCGGTCCACGTCCGCAGCCACGCAGAAGGGTTCTACGAGGCCTACGCGGACGATCCCGACGCCTACGGCCCGTTCATCGAGGACGATCGCTACGTCACGGAGCGCGAGCGCGAGTTCACCACCGCCCGCGCCTTCCTCGAGAGCGACCGTCTCTTCGACGTCGGGCTCGGCGCGCACGTGGAGACGGCGCTCGAAGACGGCTACGAGGTGCTGGTCGGCACCGAAACGACGGGGCTGCTCCCCGAGTTCGGCGAACCGCTCGCAGAATACTTCGATCCGCGCCCCTGA
- a CDS encoding single-stranded DNA binding protein, with the protein MSDIEGVYEDLEADVSLEEFREAVEAKVEQMGGLADEETAAMLVAHEVGESEVGGVADVEPGMEEAKFVAKVIDIGEMRTFERDGEDEDGRVVNVEVADETGSIRAAFWDEHAEAAVEELEEGQVLRVKGRPKEGFSGVEVSVDDVEPDPDTEIDVQVSDTHTVEALSLGLSNVNLVGLVLDTDSVRTFDRDDGSEGKVSNLVLGDSTGRVRVTLWDEQADRSQELAAGDTVEVVDGYVRERDGTLELHVGNRGAVEEVDAEVEYVPESTPIETLEIGQTVDIAGVVRSADPKRTFDRDDGSEGQVRNIRVQDATGDIRVALWGEKADIDVGPGDEVALADVEIQDGWQDDLEASAGWQSTITVLESDSATGPDERDTGGSGDENAGLSAFAEGDTESTTEAGTDAGSATDGDADPVSADSADDPGDGEEIEFTGVVVQAGDPVVLDDGETTMSVVTDADVGLGEELTARGVVRDGRLEANDVF; encoded by the coding sequence ATGAGCGACATCGAGGGCGTATACGAAGACCTCGAGGCCGACGTCTCTCTCGAGGAGTTTCGCGAGGCCGTCGAGGCGAAAGTCGAGCAGATGGGGGGACTCGCAGACGAAGAGACGGCGGCGATGCTCGTCGCTCACGAAGTCGGCGAGAGCGAGGTCGGCGGCGTCGCAGACGTCGAACCCGGCATGGAGGAAGCGAAGTTCGTCGCCAAGGTGATCGACATCGGCGAGATGCGTACGTTCGAACGCGACGGCGAGGACGAGGACGGGCGCGTCGTCAACGTCGAGGTCGCCGACGAGACGGGGTCGATCCGCGCGGCGTTCTGGGACGAGCACGCCGAGGCCGCCGTCGAGGAACTCGAAGAGGGGCAGGTCCTCCGGGTCAAGGGTCGCCCCAAGGAAGGGTTCAGCGGCGTCGAGGTGAGCGTCGACGATGTCGAGCCCGATCCGGACACCGAGATCGACGTCCAGGTGTCTGACACCCACACCGTCGAGGCGCTCTCGCTCGGGCTCTCGAACGTCAACCTCGTCGGACTCGTCCTCGACACCGACAGCGTGCGCACGTTCGACCGCGACGACGGCTCCGAGGGGAAGGTCTCGAATCTCGTGCTCGGCGACTCGACCGGGCGCGTGCGGGTCACCCTGTGGGACGAACAGGCCGACCGATCGCAGGAACTCGCGGCCGGCGACACCGTCGAGGTCGTCGACGGCTACGTCCGCGAGCGCGACGGCACGCTCGAGCTTCACGTCGGTAACCGCGGTGCGGTCGAGGAGGTCGACGCCGAGGTCGAGTACGTCCCGGAGAGCACGCCCATCGAGACCCTCGAGATCGGTCAGACCGTCGACATCGCCGGCGTCGTCCGCTCGGCGGATCCGAAGCGGACGTTCGACCGCGACGACGGCTCCGAGGGGCAGGTCCGTAACATCCGCGTTCAGGACGCGACCGGCGACATCCGCGTCGCGCTCTGGGGCGAGAAGGCCGATATCGACGTCGGACCGGGGGACGAGGTCGCGCTGGCCGACGTCGAGATCCAGGACGGCTGGCAGGACGACCTCGAGGCCTCCGCCGGCTGGCAGTCGACGATCACGGTCCTCGAGTCCGACTCCGCCACCGGTCCGGACGAGCGCGATACGGGCGGTTCCGGGGACGAGAATGCGGGTCTGTCGGCGTTCGCCGAAGGGGACACCGAGTCGACCACCGAGGCGGGAACTGACGCCGGATCGGCGACGGACGGCGATGCCGACCCTGTATCGGCGGATTCAGCGGACGACCCGGGCGACGGCGAGGAGATCGAGTTTACCGGCGTCGTCGTCCAGGCGGGCGATCCGGTCGTCCTCGACGACGGCGAGACGACGATGAGCGTCGTCACCGACGCCGACGTCGGACTCGGCGAGGAGCTAACCGCCCGAGGGGTCGTCCGCGACGGCCGACTCGAGGCGAACGACGTCTTCTGA
- a CDS encoding histone: MNVELPFAPVDTIIRRNAGELRVSADASEELAKRIQERGSELAIDAAERATADGRKTLMAEDFEVEAVIDKDDLELPVAPVDRIARLEIDDRYRVAMDARIALADILEDYADNVARAAAILARHADRRTITDDDIETYFSLFE, from the coding sequence ATGAACGTCGAACTCCCGTTCGCCCCGGTAGATACGATCATTCGGCGGAACGCGGGCGAACTTCGGGTGAGTGCCGACGCGTCGGAGGAACTCGCAAAGCGCATCCAGGAACGCGGAAGCGAGCTCGCGATCGACGCCGCCGAGCGAGCGACCGCCGACGGACGAAAGACGCTCATGGCCGAGGACTTCGAGGTCGAAGCGGTCATCGACAAGGACGACCTCGAACTGCCGGTCGCGCCCGTCGACCGCATCGCGCGCCTCGAGATCGACGACCGGTACCGCGTGGCGATGGACGCCCGTATCGCGCTCGCGGACATCCTCGAGGACTACGCGGACAACGTCGCGCGGGCGGCGGCGATCCTCGCTCGACACGCCGACCGCCGAACGATCACCGACGACGACATCGAGACGTACTTCTCGTTGTTCGAGTGA
- a CDS encoding GTP-binding protein — protein sequence MTDERIPVTVLSGSLGAGKTTVLNHVLTADHGLEVAVVVNDMGDVNVDAEHVTQQSDLGGEEEIIELSNGCICCRLRGDMLDEVGRLADRREFDYLLVESSGISEPIPVAQTFAMGFEDASFDPTDTYELDTMVTVVNAHGFWESFDPGEALASEELAGDSARVPEEVLLDQIEFCDVLLLNKCDLVPDDALEEIETVLERLQPRATLVRTEFGDVDPDEILGTERFDFRAASNSAGWKHELQHEHHHDPQEEHGVTSFVYERDRPFYPGRIAALLSDLPDELIRAKGFFWSAGREDVAMGVDKAGTSVRAGPSGQWLATLPEAEREQYFAARPGLEEDWDEEWGDRMTRLVFIGREFDGETLTERLDDCLLTDAELEDDDWSTYDDPFEPEERRELALAND from the coding sequence ATGACCGACGAGCGCATTCCGGTGACCGTTCTGAGCGGGAGTCTCGGCGCGGGAAAGACGACCGTTCTCAACCACGTACTGACGGCCGACCACGGCCTCGAGGTCGCCGTCGTCGTCAACGACATGGGCGACGTCAACGTCGACGCCGAGCACGTCACCCAGCAGTCCGACCTGGGCGGCGAGGAGGAGATCATCGAGCTGTCGAACGGCTGTATCTGCTGTCGCCTCCGCGGCGACATGCTCGACGAGGTCGGTCGACTCGCGGACCGCCGCGAGTTCGACTATCTCCTCGTGGAGTCGTCGGGCATCTCGGAGCCGATTCCGGTCGCCCAGACGTTCGCGATGGGCTTCGAGGACGCCAGCTTCGATCCGACGGACACCTACGAACTCGACACGATGGTGACGGTGGTCAACGCCCACGGCTTCTGGGAGTCGTTCGACCCCGGCGAGGCGCTCGCGAGCGAGGAGCTCGCCGGCGATTCGGCTCGCGTTCCCGAGGAAGTCCTCCTCGACCAGATCGAGTTCTGCGACGTCCTCCTGTTGAATAAGTGCGATCTCGTCCCCGACGACGCGCTCGAGGAGATCGAAACCGTCCTCGAGCGGCTCCAGCCGCGCGCGACGCTCGTTCGGACCGAGTTCGGCGACGTCGATCCCGACGAAATCCTCGGAACGGAACGGTTCGACTTCCGGGCGGCCTCGAACTCGGCGGGCTGGAAACACGAACTCCAGCACGAACACCACCACGATCCACAAGAGGAGCACGGCGTTACCTCGTTCGTCTACGAGCGCGACCGACCGTTCTACCCCGGGCGGATCGCAGCGCTGCTTTCCGACCTGCCGGACGAACTGATCCGCGCGAAGGGCTTCTTTTGGAGCGCCGGCCGCGAGGACGTCGCGATGGGCGTCGACAAGGCGGGGACGTCGGTCCGCGCCGGTCCGTCCGGGCAATGGCTGGCGACGCTTCCGGAAGCCGAACGCGAGCAGTACTTCGCCGCTCGCCCCGGCCTCGAGGAGGACTGGGACGAGGAGTGGGGCGACCGGATGACGCGGCTCGTCTTCATCGGCCGCGAGTTCGACGGGGAGACCCTGACCGAGCGACTCGACGACTGTCTGCTCACCGACGCGGAGTTGGAGGACGACGACTGGTCGACCTACGACGATCCGTTCGAACCGGAAGAACGACGTGAACTCGCGCTCGCGAACGACTAG
- a CDS encoding MogA/MoaB family molybdenum cofactor biosynthesis protein produces MTADRADRRSTDDHGHDIIDPLYVGIVTVSSSRAAESDPDDPGGDTIQECFESKGHEVRERVLVRDDYSSIRTAVRGLVARQDVDVVCTTGGTGVTADDVSPEATSSLFERDLPGFGELFRSLSWDEVGTRAIASRATAGIAVDTPVFCLPGSTSACRTACEQLIVPETPHLAGLATRHRAGTTDQTLADYDE; encoded by the coding sequence ATGACTGCTGACAGAGCGGACCGACGGAGCACGGACGACCACGGCCACGACATCATCGATCCGCTGTACGTCGGGATCGTCACGGTCTCGAGTTCGCGCGCCGCGGAATCGGATCCCGACGACCCGGGTGGCGATACGATCCAGGAGTGCTTCGAGTCGAAGGGCCACGAGGTTCGGGAACGCGTGCTGGTGCGCGACGACTACTCGTCGATTCGAACGGCGGTTCGCGGACTCGTCGCCCGTCAGGACGTCGACGTCGTCTGCACCACGGGCGGCACCGGCGTCACGGCCGACGACGTCTCGCCGGAAGCGACGTCGTCGCTGTTCGAGCGCGACCTGCCGGGCTTCGGCGAACTGTTCCGTTCGCTCTCGTGGGACGAGGTCGGCACCCGCGCGATAGCCTCGAGGGCGACGGCCGGGATCGCCGTAGATACGCCGGTGTTCTGCCTTCCGGGGAGTACGAGCGCCTGTCGGACCGCCTGCGAGCAGCTGATCGTCCCCGAGACGCCCCACCTCGCGGGGCTGGCGACGCGCCACCGCGCCGGGACGACCGACCAGACGCTCGCGGATTACGACGAGTAG
- a CDS encoding histone deacetylase family protein — MQFGYSEVCLAHDPGSRHPEAPDRLRAIRERLKKKHGVEYVDADPLGIDAMDGVHERAYLESVEEFCADGGGSWDPDTTAVEETWDAIRHSVGLACWAADAALDGADGRKTPFSLGRPPGHHAVYDDAMGFCFVNNVAVAAQHALETRDVDRVAIVDWDVHHGNGTQDIFYDREDVFFVSLHEQGLYPGTGEADEIGEGDGEGTTMNVPMPAGTDDLGYLAAIDGPIAAALDAYDPDLLLVSAGFDAHRHDPISRIRLSTEAYALMTDRLRTLSEATDAALAFVLEGGYGLDVLADSVALVHETFDRREPIEPDGERSEEAAEVIEAVADAHGLELNLD; from the coding sequence ATGCAGTTCGGCTACAGCGAGGTCTGCCTCGCACACGATCCCGGGTCGCGCCATCCCGAGGCCCCGGACCGGCTGCGCGCGATCCGCGAACGGCTGAAGAAGAAACACGGCGTCGAGTACGTCGACGCCGATCCCCTCGGCATCGACGCGATGGACGGCGTCCACGAGCGAGCGTACCTCGAGTCGGTCGAGGAGTTCTGCGCCGACGGCGGCGGAAGCTGGGACCCCGACACCACCGCAGTCGAGGAAACCTGGGACGCGATCCGGCACAGCGTCGGGCTCGCTTGCTGGGCTGCGGACGCGGCGCTCGACGGAGCCGACGGCCGCAAGACGCCCTTCTCGCTCGGCCGCCCGCCCGGACACCACGCCGTCTACGACGACGCGATGGGCTTTTGCTTCGTCAACAACGTCGCCGTCGCCGCCCAGCACGCCCTCGAGACCCGCGACGTCGACCGGGTCGCGATCGTCGACTGGGACGTCCACCACGGGAACGGAACGCAGGACATCTTCTACGATCGCGAGGACGTGTTCTTCGTCTCGCTCCACGAGCAGGGGCTGTACCCCGGCACCGGCGAGGCAGACGAAATCGGCGAGGGGGATGGCGAGGGAACGACCATGAACGTCCCGATGCCGGCCGGAACGGACGACCTGGGATATCTCGCCGCGATCGACGGACCGATCGCGGCCGCCCTCGACGCCTACGACCCCGACCTGCTGCTCGTCAGCGCGGGATTCGACGCGCACCGCCACGATCCGATCTCGCGCATTCGGCTCTCGACGGAAGCCTACGCCCTGATGACCGATCGACTCCGGACGCTGTCCGAAGCGACGGACGCCGCGCTCGCGTTCGTGCTCGAGGGCGGGTACGGTCTGGACGTGCTGGCCGACAGCGTCGCCCTCGTCCACGAGACGTTCGACCGACGGGAGCCGATCGAACCGGACGGGGAACGCAGCGAGGAGGCGGCCGAGGTGATCGAGGCGGTCGCCGACGCGCACGGTCTCGAACTGAACCTCGACTGA
- a CDS encoding CopG family ribbon-helix-helix protein, which yields MPVVSVSMPEELLEQLDAHAAAHEYTGRSEVVRESARSLLTEFEDGRFEDRPLVGTVSVRYDFGTPRVERRVTELRHEFDTAVAANDHSHVDDYCLDLFVLEAELEEISSFVGKLRAVDGVGTVDYLLVPLDSVGQLPEN from the coding sequence ATGCCCGTCGTCAGCGTCTCGATGCCGGAGGAACTCCTCGAGCAACTCGACGCTCACGCAGCGGCACACGAGTACACCGGTCGCAGCGAAGTCGTCCGAGAGAGCGCCAGATCGCTTCTCACCGAGTTCGAGGACGGGCGCTTCGAGGACCGGCCCCTCGTGGGAACCGTCAGCGTCCGCTACGACTTCGGAACGCCCCGTGTCGAGCGGCGCGTCACGGAGCTCCGCCACGAGTTCGACACCGCCGTCGCGGCGAACGATCACAGCCACGTCGACGACTACTGTCTGGACCTGTTCGTACTCGAGGCCGAACTCGAGGAGATCTCGTCGTTCGTCGGGAAGCTGCGGGCCGTCGACGGCGTCGGAACCGTCGACTACTTGCTCGTCCCGCTGGATTCCGTCGGTCAGTTACCGGAGAACTGA
- a CDS encoding CobW family GTP-binding protein produces MSVPVTILCGELGAGKTTLLSGLLESAERDIAVLVNDVGEVNVDADLVEARTDLETGDEVVALENGCICCSLGGDLSRAVIRLWKEAEFDRLVIEASGVGEPEPIAHQFVRGPASGPYDLESVATVVDARRFYDRFAEVDGEPVRQGPDETGTRPLADLLLEQVEFCDLLVVNKCDLVDEAERERVVALLEALQPGAEIVTTEYGAVDLETLLDDDYFDFSAARESAGWKQAIETDADDHEHADEHGHDHHRERGDDGDHDHAHPPERYGIEVETYHRRRPFHPGRFASLLRSLPDGLVRAKGLTWIAGREKQAVTMSVAGAETTLEVTGRWIASFSEDRQETFRQGQPGLSWDEEWGDRESRLALIGRTLAWDDLESRLDDCLLTDAEMDEDWTDYENPAPTGVGETVTISSDERTAGASRE; encoded by the coding sequence ATGTCCGTTCCGGTTACCATCCTCTGTGGCGAACTCGGCGCCGGGAAGACGACCTTGCTCTCGGGGCTGCTCGAGTCCGCAGAGCGCGATATCGCAGTACTGGTCAACGACGTCGGCGAGGTCAACGTCGACGCCGACCTCGTGGAAGCGCGCACCGACCTCGAGACCGGCGACGAGGTCGTCGCCCTCGAGAACGGCTGCATCTGCTGTAGCCTCGGCGGCGACCTCTCGCGGGCGGTGATTCGGCTCTGGAAAGAGGCGGAGTTCGACCGCCTCGTGATCGAAGCGTCGGGCGTCGGCGAACCCGAACCGATCGCCCACCAGTTCGTTCGCGGTCCCGCGAGCGGGCCGTACGACCTCGAGTCCGTCGCGACCGTCGTCGACGCGCGACGGTTCTACGACCGGTTCGCCGAGGTCGACGGTGAGCCGGTTCGACAGGGACCCGACGAAACCGGAACCCGCCCGCTCGCGGATCTGCTGCTCGAGCAAGTGGAGTTCTGCGACCTGCTCGTCGTCAACAAGTGCGACCTCGTCGACGAGGCCGAACGCGAGCGCGTCGTCGCGTTGCTCGAGGCGCTCCAGCCCGGTGCCGAGATCGTGACCACCGAGTACGGGGCCGTCGACCTCGAGACCCTTCTCGACGACGACTACTTCGACTTCAGCGCCGCTCGCGAGTCGGCCGGCTGGAAGCAGGCGATCGAGACCGACGCGGACGATCACGAGCACGCGGACGAACACGGTCACGATCACCATCGCGAACGCGGCGACGACGGCGACCACGACCACGCGCATCCGCCCGAACGGTACGGCATCGAGGTCGAGACGTACCACCGGCGCCGACCGTTTCATCCGGGTCGCTTCGCATCTCTCCTGCGGTCGCTCCCCGACGGCCTCGTACGCGCGAAGGGGCTCACGTGGATCGCCGGCCGCGAGAAACAGGCCGTCACGATGAGCGTCGCCGGCGCGGAGACGACGCTCGAGGTCACCGGCCGCTGGATCGCCAGCTTCTCCGAGGACCGCCAGGAGACCTTCCGGCAGGGCCAGCCCGGCCTCTCGTGGGACGAAGAGTGGGGCGACCGCGAGAGTCGGCTGGCGCTCATCGGTCGCACCCTCGCGTGGGACGACCTCGAGTCCCGTCTCGACGACTGTCTCCTGACCGACGCCGAGATGGACGAGGACTGGACCGACTACGAGAACCCCGCCCCGACGGGCGTGGGCGAGACGGTCACGATCTCGAGCGACGAGCGAACGGCAGGGGCCTCCCGGGAATGA
- a CDS encoding beta-CASP ribonuclease aCPSF1 has translation MSDDTTHSDLHERVRAEVPSHLDVTDVQFEGPDLVIYTETAQEFAEDSDLLGQLARSLRKRVTIRPVSGTHSSIKEAEQVIHDVVPDEATIRDLEFHPTTGEVLIEAEKPGLVIGQRGSTIREITKNVGWHPEVVRTPPMESSTVENVRNYLTQERAERRDFLADVGKQIRGSPEKDVDRIRVTTLGCCREVGRASFVLHTPNTRVLIDCGDKPGAEGEVPYLHVPEAMPLTEIDAVVLTHAHLDHSALLPLLFKYGYDGPIYTTEPTRDLMGLLQLDYLDVASKEGRTPPYSSEQVRQAIKRTIPVEYGDVTDIAPDIKLTMHNAGHILGSATAHFHVGDGFYNLVFSGDIHYEPTRLFNGAVNNFPRAEAMVLESTYGRQNDYQTDTEKSEAQVRQIIRETYDQDGTVVIPAFAVGRSQELMLVLEEAMRENEIPTMPIYLDGMIREATAIHTAYPEYLRDGLRQRILHEDQNPFIADQFQQVDGGQPMREEIASGEPSIILSTSGMVTGGPIMSWIELLGPDSENTLLFVGYQAEGTLGRRIESGRTEITLEGTRLTLHCRIESVSGFSGHADREGLERYVEEMNPRPEKILCVHGDEQATDQLSSALYQKYNIRTLQPKNLETFRFP, from the coding sequence ATGAGCGACGACACGACCCATTCCGACTTGCACGAACGCGTGAGAGCCGAAGTTCCCTCGCATCTGGACGTGACCGACGTTCAGTTCGAAGGCCCTGATCTCGTTATCTATACCGAGACGGCTCAGGAGTTCGCAGAGGACAGTGATCTTCTCGGTCAGCTCGCTCGATCACTGCGAAAACGAGTCACTATTCGACCAGTTTCGGGAACGCATTCGAGCATCAAAGAAGCCGAACAGGTCATTCACGATGTGGTCCCTGATGAGGCGACCATACGCGACCTTGAGTTCCATCCGACGACTGGCGAAGTACTCATCGAAGCCGAGAAACCGGGACTAGTGATCGGCCAACGGGGGAGTACGATCCGCGAAATTACGAAAAATGTAGGGTGGCATCCGGAAGTCGTCCGGACGCCGCCAATGGAGTCTTCGACGGTCGAGAACGTCCGGAATTACCTCACGCAGGAACGAGCGGAGCGACGCGACTTCCTCGCAGACGTTGGGAAACAAATCCGTGGCAGTCCGGAGAAGGACGTTGACCGGATTCGAGTAACGACGCTCGGCTGCTGTCGAGAAGTCGGTCGTGCGAGCTTCGTCCTTCACACGCCGAATACCCGCGTCCTCATCGACTGTGGGGACAAACCAGGTGCCGAAGGAGAAGTTCCGTACCTCCACGTTCCGGAAGCGATGCCGCTGACAGAGATCGACGCCGTCGTCCTCACGCACGCTCACCTCGATCACAGTGCGTTGCTTCCCCTGCTGTTCAAGTACGGCTACGACGGGCCGATCTACACGACGGAACCCACGCGCGACCTGATGGGACTGCTGCAACTCGACTACCTCGACGTGGCGTCGAAAGAGGGTCGAACGCCGCCGTATTCGAGCGAACAAGTCCGCCAAGCGATCAAACGAACGATTCCGGTCGAATACGGCGACGTCACCGATATCGCACCGGACATCAAGCTGACGATGCACAACGCGGGCCACATCTTGGGCAGTGCAACTGCTCACTTCCACGTGGGAGACGGGTTCTACAACCTCGTGTTCTCCGGCGACATCCACTACGAACCAACGCGGCTGTTCAACGGTGCCGTCAACAATTTCCCGCGAGCCGAAGCGATGGTTCTAGAATCTACGTACGGCCGACAAAACGACTACCAGACGGATACCGAAAAGAGCGAAGCACAGGTTCGACAGATCATTCGAGAGACGTACGATCAGGATGGAACGGTCGTCATCCCTGCGTTCGCCGTCGGCCGATCACAGGAATTGATGTTGGTTCTCGAAGAGGCGATGCGGGAGAACGAGATCCCCACGATGCCGATCTACCTCGACGGGATGATTCGGGAAGCGACCGCAATTCACACGGCGTATCCAGAGTATCTCCGCGACGGACTGCGTCAACGTATCCTCCACGAGGACCAAAACCCGTTCATAGCTGACCAGTTCCAGCAGGTTGACGGCGGCCAACCAATGCGCGAAGAGATTGCGAGTGGCGAGCCTTCGATCATCCTCTCAACTTCAGGGATGGTGACTGGGGGGCCGATTATGTCCTGGATAGAGTTACTCGGTCCGGATTCGGAGAACACACTCCTGTTCGTCGGATACCAGGCTGAAGGAACGCTCGGTCGCAGAATCGAAAGCGGTCGCACAGAAATCACGCTTGAGGGCACACGTCTTACGCTTCACTGCCGGATCGAATCGGTGAGTGGATTTTCGGGTCACGCAGATCGTGAAGGACTCGAACGGTACGTCGAGGAGATGAATCCGCGACCGGAAAAGATTCTTTGCGTCCACGGTGATGAGCAAGCAACTGATCAGCTCTCATCCGCACTATACCAAAAATACAATATCAGAACTCTCCAACCGAAGAATCTGGAGACGTTTCGCTTTCCATAG